From one Aquicella lusitana genomic stretch:
- a CDS encoding YicC/YloC family endoribonuclease — protein sequence MTAFARAQSQGEWGSLICEIRSINHRYLEVSVHLPEVLRVFEMPIRERIRQQIKRGKIECVVRYQPGAGTNGPLFTINTVIAQELCAASEKIAALLKHPAPITPTDILRFPGVLESKEADLGKLEQALFQLIDTGLSDLVEARKREGEELKQLFLQRMDLMQQEVAKVREHLPQVLRDQQERLAKRFADVKMELDPARLEQEMVIFAQKIDVAEEVDRTQTHIAEVRRILKHGGVVGRRLDFLLQELNREANTLGSKSTDFIVTHAAVELKVLIEQVREQVQNVE from the coding sequence ATGACAGCATTTGCACGAGCACAGAGCCAAGGGGAATGGGGCAGCCTGATTTGTGAAATACGCTCCATCAACCATCGTTATCTTGAGGTTAGTGTACATTTACCTGAAGTGCTGCGTGTATTTGAAATGCCTATCCGTGAGCGCATACGGCAGCAAATCAAACGCGGCAAAATCGAATGTGTGGTGCGTTATCAGCCCGGAGCAGGTACAAATGGTCCCTTGTTTACAATTAACACCGTGATTGCTCAGGAGCTTTGTGCTGCCAGCGAAAAAATCGCAGCGCTTTTAAAACACCCAGCGCCTATTACCCCCACCGATATCTTGCGTTTTCCCGGAGTGCTTGAAAGCAAGGAAGCGGATCTTGGTAAATTGGAACAAGCACTTTTTCAATTAATAGACACAGGATTGAGTGATCTGGTCGAAGCGCGGAAGCGTGAAGGCGAAGAATTGAAGCAGCTGTTCTTGCAGCGCATGGATCTCATGCAGCAGGAAGTTGCCAAAGTGCGCGAGCATTTGCCTCAGGTCCTGCGCGACCAACAAGAACGATTAGCGAAGCGTTTTGCTGATGTAAAAATGGAATTGGATCCTGCCAGACTCGAGCAGGAAATGGTGATTTTTGCGCAGAAAATTGATGTCGCAGAAGAAGTTGACCGTACGCAAACCCATATTGCTGAAGTCAGGCGTATTTTAAAACACGGCGGTGTCGTGGGACGTCGACTGGATTTTCTGTTGCAGGAATTAAATAGAGAAGCCAATACGCTTGGTTCAAAATCAACCGATTTCATTGTGACGCATGCGGCCGTAGAATTGAAAGTGTTGATTGAGCAGGTGAGGGAGCAGGTCCAGAATGTGGAGTGA
- a CDS encoding carbonic anhydrase, giving the protein MKKLIKGIIDFREKSLTAYREKFSMLAYSQSPDVLFIGCCDSRVVPNVFASTDPGDLFVMRNIGNLVPPFEMTARHSSATPVAAAIEFSLLTLNVNHIVVCGHSDCGAMRFFTHPANSQSAQTNLAEWLTHAVPSFERFKACCHANMAEPHNVLSKINVLQQLDHLKTYPIIQERLNKQTLQLHGWWFELAKADVYQYEADKNDFILIDAAYAEKMLKTL; this is encoded by the coding sequence ATGAAAAAGCTAATTAAAGGCATTATTGATTTTCGGGAAAAGTCTCTCACAGCTTACCGTGAAAAATTTTCCATGCTTGCTTATAGCCAGTCGCCGGATGTGCTTTTCATTGGCTGCTGTGACAGTCGCGTTGTTCCCAATGTTTTTGCTTCTACTGATCCTGGCGATTTGTTTGTCATGCGAAATATTGGCAATCTGGTCCCTCCTTTTGAGATGACAGCACGTCATTCGTCCGCCACTCCCGTTGCAGCCGCGATTGAATTTTCGCTGCTGACATTGAATGTGAACCATATTGTCGTGTGCGGGCATTCGGATTGCGGTGCCATGCGTTTCTTTACTCACCCGGCGAATAGCCAGTCTGCACAGACAAATCTCGCCGAATGGTTAACCCATGCCGTCCCTTCGTTTGAGCGTTTTAAGGCCTGCTGTCATGCAAATATGGCGGAACCGCATAACGTATTATCAAAAATCAATGTCCTGCAACAGCTGGATCATCTCAAAACTTATCCCATTATTCAGGAACGCCTAAATAAACAGACGCTGCAATTGCATGGCTGGTGGTTTGAGCTGGCGAAAGCAGATGTTTACCAATATGAGGCAGACAAGAATGATTTTATTCTGATTGATGCTGCTTATGCAGAGAAGATGTTAAAAACGCTTTAG
- the argS gene encoding arginine--tRNA ligase: MKQHIENLIQMAVKQLQESGELPAIPAFFQVDATRDKKHGDFAANVAMILAKPAQKKPRDIAEHIIQFLPASPYVQKVEVAGPGFINFFLSPQALTDVVARILAEKADYGRSKMGRSKRVLIEFLSSNPTGPLHVGHGRHAAFGAVVANLLDAVGFYVYREYYVNDAGRQMDILAVSVWLRYLAACGEAITFPANGYRGDYVVGIAQSVHSLHGSHFQVPAQAVFENLPPDEPQGGDKEIYIDAIVERAKQLLGDKYTAIYDLGLSNIVADMREDLAEFGVHYDNWFSERDFVASDAVDNFLQRLQASGHVYERDGALWFRSTDFDDSKDRVLVRSNGVRTYFANDAAYHLNKFERGFDIAIDIFGADHHGYVPRMKAAMEASGINPERLIHLIVQFVTLYRGREQVQMSTRGGNFVTLRELRNEVGNDAARFFYVMRKSEQHMDFDLELAKAQSTENPVYYVQYAYARICSVFKQLAERNLRYDEANGLAHLDLLKEPHERELLNTLSRYPDMIIQAALNYEPHQVTHYLRDLATDFHSYYNSHQFLVEDAALRDARLALISAARQTLLNGFNLLGISAPESM, from the coding sequence ATGAAACAACATATAGAAAACCTTATACAAATGGCTGTAAAACAATTGCAGGAATCGGGCGAGCTGCCAGCGATACCTGCCTTTTTCCAGGTTGATGCAACGCGTGATAAAAAACATGGGGATTTTGCAGCCAATGTTGCCATGATCCTGGCGAAGCCTGCGCAAAAAAAGCCGCGTGATATTGCCGAACATATCATTCAGTTTTTACCCGCTTCACCCTATGTGCAGAAAGTCGAAGTAGCGGGCCCTGGTTTTATTAATTTCTTCTTATCCCCTCAGGCGCTAACCGATGTGGTGGCCAGAATACTGGCAGAAAAAGCGGATTATGGTCGCAGTAAAATGGGAAGAAGCAAGCGGGTGCTGATTGAATTCCTCTCCTCTAATCCGACAGGGCCCTTGCATGTAGGCCATGGACGCCATGCTGCGTTTGGAGCCGTCGTTGCCAATCTGTTGGATGCTGTCGGGTTTTATGTTTATAGAGAATATTATGTCAACGATGCCGGCCGTCAAATGGATATACTCGCTGTTAGTGTCTGGCTCCGTTATCTTGCGGCGTGCGGTGAAGCAATCACCTTTCCCGCAAACGGTTACCGTGGTGATTATGTAGTGGGTATCGCACAATCTGTACACTCTCTGCATGGGTCACACTTTCAGGTGCCAGCCCAAGCTGTTTTTGAAAACTTGCCGCCTGATGAACCGCAGGGTGGCGACAAGGAAATATATATTGATGCAATTGTCGAGCGTGCAAAACAGCTTCTGGGTGATAAATATACCGCTATTTATGATCTGGGTTTGAGTAATATTGTGGCTGATATGCGGGAAGACCTGGCTGAATTCGGTGTTCACTATGATAACTGGTTTTCAGAACGGGATTTTGTCGCCTCCGATGCGGTAGATAATTTCCTGCAGCGGTTGCAAGCAAGCGGACATGTTTATGAACGCGATGGTGCATTATGGTTCCGCTCTACTGATTTCGACGATTCCAAAGACCGTGTACTAGTGCGGTCCAATGGCGTACGCACCTACTTTGCAAACGATGCAGCCTATCATTTGAATAAATTTGAACGCGGATTTGATATCGCGATTGATATTTTTGGCGCAGATCATCACGGCTATGTTCCTCGCATGAAAGCCGCAATGGAAGCTTCGGGGATCAATCCGGAGCGTTTAATTCATCTAATCGTGCAATTTGTCACGCTCTATCGGGGCCGCGAGCAGGTACAGATGTCTACGCGCGGTGGAAATTTCGTTACGCTGCGTGAATTACGAAATGAAGTTGGCAACGATGCTGCGCGCTTTTTTTATGTGATGCGTAAATCCGAACAGCACATGGATTTTGATCTGGAACTTGCCAAGGCGCAGTCCACTGAAAACCCCGTATACTATGTGCAGTATGCTTACGCGCGTATCTGCAGCGTGTTTAAACAGCTAGCAGAGCGTAACCTGCGTTATGATGAAGCAAATGGGCTTGCTCACCTGGATCTTTTGAAAGAACCGCATGAACGTGAATTGCTGAATACCTTGTCCCGTTATCCTGATATGATCATACAGGCAGCATTAAATTATGAACCCCACCAGGTCACCCATTATCTGCGTGATTTGGCTACGGACTTTCATTCATATTATAACTCGCACCAGTTTCTGGTAGAGGATGCTGCATTACGGGATGCGCGTCTTGCATTGATCTCGGCAGCCCGGCAAACTCTGTTAAATGGATTCAACTTGTTGGGTATTTCAGCACCGGAAAGCATGTGA
- a CDS encoding adenylate/guanylate cyclase domain-containing protein, whose translation MTARLQYLKDKTTQFIVTLRFSLLFIFMTLFVITIITLFSVFYFHVSDLVMRAAYLLIDKESYAIINDLNIHLYPVEEASEFTGELVREKVLDVDDVDEMQEYLLHFLKRFALVSGVYWGDINGNFIYSRKENNGNITNIFIDQRAKPATETLLYRDKQENIVKRLTVRLNYDPRTRLWFRNALQQKKMIWTDVYVFALEPVLGVSVATPVFDRKGNALGVFGMDVRLDYLSQYVGTHKIRQLGEVFITDDEGNLIAAPQFTIDPTRYKGGLIKLSDVSEAYAAAFNAFRKSNKSMFIFESKGEDYIAAFKKIPSLAAHGWYIGVIDPETDFTRPIRELEFIYLFVDLVIFMLGIVLISGFVTRIVTPIKKLVKETEKIKHFDLSSRERVRSRIKEVVELSDAIYAMKMGLRSFQKYVPSTLVRRLIDAGEDVRVGGVKRELTVMFTDIKGFTAIAEKADSNQLVQQVCDYFEALSNVIIEDKGTIDKYIGDSIMAFWGAPVVIDDPVRHAAHAALRCLELSREMNGRWVKENKPPLITRIGIHTGDAIVGNIGSSERLNYTALGDMVNMASRLVDANKAYDTSILTTEPVYQKLKDTFVLRLVDRVRFKGKAESTAIYELLAGGAKAVSFDVEVYRCEFDQAFAAYQQQKWRDAMTHFKACLLIYPQDTLAPNFIRRCEQFKSNPPPPDWDGVWDGIEK comes from the coding sequence ATGACCGCAAGGCTTCAATATCTTAAGGACAAGACGACGCAATTCATTGTGACGCTGCGTTTTAGTCTGCTTTTCATTTTCATGACCCTCTTTGTGATCACCATCATTACGCTCTTTAGCGTTTTTTATTTTCATGTTTCTGATCTCGTGATGCGCGCTGCTTATCTCCTGATAGATAAGGAATCCTATGCCATTATCAATGATCTCAACATTCACTTATATCCCGTTGAAGAAGCCAGTGAATTTACCGGTGAATTGGTACGGGAAAAAGTGCTGGATGTCGATGATGTGGATGAAATGCAGGAATATCTGCTGCATTTTCTGAAGCGATTTGCGCTGGTGAGTGGCGTGTATTGGGGCGACATCAACGGGAACTTTATTTATTCACGCAAGGAAAATAACGGTAATATCACGAATATTTTTATAGATCAGCGGGCAAAGCCTGCGACTGAAACACTGCTTTACCGCGATAAACAGGAAAATATCGTAAAAAGACTGACTGTAAGACTGAATTATGACCCGCGTACGCGTCTCTGGTTTAGAAATGCATTGCAGCAGAAAAAAATGATCTGGACAGATGTTTACGTGTTTGCACTGGAACCTGTGTTGGGTGTTTCAGTGGCAACACCCGTTTTTGATAGAAAAGGCAATGCGCTCGGCGTGTTTGGCATGGATGTGCGTCTCGATTATCTATCCCAATATGTGGGCACGCATAAAATTCGGCAATTGGGGGAAGTATTCATTACGGATGACGAGGGAAATTTAATCGCCGCACCGCAATTTACTATTGATCCGACGCGATACAAGGGTGGCTTAATCAAGCTAAGCGATGTCTCCGAAGCGTATGCGGCTGCGTTTAATGCATTTAGGAAAAGCAACAAATCGATGTTTATTTTTGAAAGCAAAGGCGAGGATTATATTGCCGCTTTCAAAAAAATACCTTCACTGGCAGCGCACGGCTGGTATATCGGTGTCATTGATCCTGAAACAGATTTTACTCGCCCGATACGCGAGCTTGAGTTCATTTACCTGTTTGTTGACTTGGTTATTTTCATGCTTGGTATTGTGTTGATCTCAGGATTTGTGACCCGTATTGTGACGCCGATTAAAAAACTGGTTAAGGAAACCGAAAAAATAAAGCATTTCGATCTGTCATCCCGGGAGCGTGTGCGTTCCCGTATTAAAGAAGTTGTAGAACTGTCGGATGCCATTTACGCCATGAAAATGGGTTTACGTTCATTCCAGAAATATGTTCCCTCAACGCTCGTGCGCCGGCTGATTGATGCGGGCGAAGACGTACGAGTGGGCGGTGTGAAGCGTGAGCTGACGGTGATGTTTACCGATATCAAGGGATTTACCGCCATTGCAGAGAAGGCTGACTCCAACCAGCTGGTTCAACAGGTGTGTGATTATTTTGAGGCGCTTTCCAATGTGATTATCGAGGATAAAGGCACCATTGATAAATATATTGGTGATTCGATCATGGCTTTCTGGGGCGCGCCGGTTGTCATCGATGATCCGGTGAGGCATGCAGCGCATGCGGCTTTGCGCTGTCTTGAACTTTCACGCGAGATGAATGGCCGATGGGTAAAAGAGAATAAACCGCCGCTCATCACCCGCATCGGCATCCATACCGGCGATGCGATTGTTGGAAATATTGGTTCATCGGAGCGTTTGAACTATACTGCACTTGGCGATATGGTTAATATGGCCAGCCGGCTGGTTGACGCTAACAAGGCATATGATACGTCTATTTTGACCACTGAGCCGGTATATCAAAAATTGAAAGATACCTTTGTCTTACGGTTGGTGGACAGAGTCCGGTTTAAGGGTAAAGCGGAAAGTACAGCAATTTATGAATTGCTGGCAGGAGGTGCTAAAGCCGTTTCGTTTGATGTCGAAGTCTATCGCTGCGAGTTTGATCAAGCATTTGCAGCTTACCAGCAGCAAAAATGGCGAGACGCGATGACGCATTTTAAAGCCTGTTTGCTGATTTACCCGCAAGACACATTGGCGCCAAATTTTATTAGGCGATGTGAGCAGTTTAAATCCAATCCGCCCCCGCCTGACTGGGATGGCGTGTGGGACGGCATTGAAAAATAA
- the dotA gene encoding type IVB secretion system protein DotA: MINLFQLAPEDQSIYYLGQIFGYVGTVLPVSDDVPLILGVMFKTFNSIVLTVGALIIIYVTVVGVMKTAAEGEFLGKQWNSIWLPIRMVLGIAALVPSTTGYSAIQIVMMWVIVQGIGAADTVWTTVLKYVQVMGSTTATVPVVPSGDLSVMMKTLFQGLTCQAAAASHSSFTDSEGSFVGGYYCAQVGRNDQFCTLSDDQLLNIKRVSSSGRVSEAGGTYQMGPGGACGTVSYCNASTDSSVEGASCADTTTESGRLKCEVCKTQQTTLQNIVTVLGGLAKTFVDVDLSYRQFYKVFGPQSSVPGFVSDYCAANNISADACCRGITIQIPGLPEISTPCKISQQYNAGDYANANEDTVRTIYWPYAISPSIEGANFVRISISNYTTAIGTMISDMISARLEDTTLSDPVLLESQRYGWIFAGAYYYNIAKRNNENQRNVTPSLVVSTSDPTTNPANILNLYRNNYQAAKYLVSSSFGSLSGAGAVLPPQLKGLSELSDSMSSFGSDIMTFFMQMLTGGGPGEKVSNPLVTLQNLGFWLLIIAQIVLALVIIVIPTLTLLGYLSVYALGTGFDNPIGPTVTTLSIIFTPIFSLFLGAFFMFGASLAIYVPLIPYVIFTFGAFGWFIAVIEAMVAAPLVALGLLIPGGQHELLGKAEHALMLIFNIFLRPSLMIFGLIAATLLAMVGVMMVNAGFLGVASAIYQNPGPVEVILFLAAYVSIILLIINKSYSLIHLIPDRVLRWIGGHAEGTGMEEAGLGAAEKGVAGGAGGVQATGKQAAGKADQAKGEWMKEGKRQQEEYQAKKKGMAESDKGAQLGGGKKDDKK, translated from the coding sequence ATGATTAATCTTTTTCAGCTGGCTCCAGAAGACCAGTCTATTTATTACCTAGGCCAGATTTTTGGCTATGTGGGAACTGTACTGCCAGTAAGTGATGATGTTCCTCTTATCCTGGGCGTCATGTTCAAGACATTTAACTCGATTGTGCTGACAGTTGGCGCGCTCATTATTATTTATGTGACTGTCGTGGGTGTGATGAAGACGGCAGCAGAAGGTGAATTTTTGGGCAAGCAATGGAATTCAATATGGTTGCCAATCAGAATGGTTTTGGGGATTGCTGCGCTGGTTCCCTCAACAACTGGGTATTCTGCTATTCAGATTGTCATGATGTGGGTTATTGTGCAAGGGATTGGTGCGGCTGATACGGTTTGGACGACTGTGTTGAAGTATGTCCAGGTCATGGGTTCGACAACCGCAACCGTACCCGTAGTTCCTTCGGGTGACTTGTCCGTTATGATGAAAACTCTGTTTCAAGGATTAACCTGTCAGGCAGCAGCGGCTTCTCATTCAAGTTTTACCGATAGTGAAGGTTCTTTTGTTGGCGGTTATTATTGTGCTCAAGTGGGAAGGAATGATCAATTTTGCACTTTAAGTGATGACCAGCTGCTAAATATTAAACGAGTCTCATCGTCGGGCAGAGTATCTGAAGCAGGCGGGACTTATCAGATGGGGCCAGGTGGTGCCTGTGGAACGGTGAGTTATTGTAATGCCAGTACGGATAGTAGTGTCGAGGGAGCTTCCTGTGCCGACACAACAACAGAATCAGGGCGGCTTAAATGCGAAGTGTGTAAAACTCAGCAAACTACTTTGCAGAATATCGTTACCGTCCTGGGCGGTTTAGCTAAAACATTTGTTGATGTGGATCTTTCCTACAGGCAATTCTATAAAGTTTTTGGCCCTCAAAGTTCGGTACCTGGCTTTGTCTCAGATTATTGTGCTGCCAATAATATTTCGGCAGATGCCTGTTGCAGGGGCATCACTATCCAAATACCCGGTTTACCAGAAATCAGTACGCCCTGTAAAATTTCACAACAGTATAATGCCGGCGATTATGCCAATGCCAATGAGGATACTGTTCGCACAATTTATTGGCCTTACGCTATATCGCCCTCGATTGAGGGAGCCAATTTTGTACGGATAAGTATCAGCAATTACACAACAGCCATTGGTACCATGATTTCCGACATGATTTCGGCGAGATTGGAGGATACGACACTATCGGATCCAGTATTACTAGAATCCCAGCGATATGGCTGGATATTTGCCGGTGCTTATTACTACAACATTGCCAAACGTAATAACGAGAATCAGAGAAATGTGACACCGTCACTTGTGGTCAGCACCAGTGATCCCACCACAAATCCAGCCAATATATTGAATCTTTATCGGAATAACTATCAAGCGGCCAAATATCTTGTTTCAAGCTCTTTTGGTTCGCTATCCGGAGCGGGTGCAGTATTACCGCCGCAGCTTAAGGGGCTTTCCGAGCTTTCAGACAGTATGAGTTCTTTTGGCTCAGATATCATGACTTTCTTTATGCAGATGCTAACCGGTGGAGGACCCGGTGAAAAAGTTTCTAATCCTCTTGTTACACTTCAGAACCTGGGCTTCTGGCTGCTCATTATTGCACAAATTGTGTTAGCCTTAGTGATCATTGTAATACCTACCTTGACTTTACTCGGGTATCTCTCTGTTTATGCGCTAGGTACGGGTTTTGATAATCCTATTGGGCCAACAGTCACAACGCTTTCTATTATCTTTACACCCATTTTCTCACTCTTTCTGGGTGCATTTTTCATGTTTGGCGCCTCTCTTGCCATCTATGTTCCTTTGATTCCGTATGTCATTTTTACCTTTGGTGCGTTTGGCTGGTTTATTGCTGTGATTGAAGCCATGGTCGCTGCACCGTTGGTAGCGCTAGGCTTGTTGATTCCGGGCGGCCAACATGAATTACTGGGTAAAGCAGAACATGCCCTGATGCTGATCTTCAATATTTTCCTGCGGCCATCCTTAATGATTTTTGGCTTGATTGCTGCGACCCTGTTGGCCATGGTCGGTGTCATGATGGTCAACGCCGGTTTCTTAGGTGTTGCAAGTGCTATTTATCAAAACCCGGGCCCTGTTGAAGTGATTCTTTTCCTGGCCGCTTATGTTTCCATCATTCTGTTGATTATCAATAAAAGCTATTCTCTCATTCATTTGATTCCAGACCGTGTACTGCGCTGGATTGGCGGACATGCGGAAGGGACGGGTATGGAAGAAGCAGGCCTTGGTGCAGCCGAGAAAGGCGTTGCTGGTGGAGCTGGCGGTGTGCAAGCGACTGGTAAGCAGGCTGCTGGTAAGGCAGATCAGGCTAAAGGCGAATGGATGAAAGAAGGTAAGAGACAGCAGGAAGAATACCAAGCCAAGAAGAAAGGGATGGCAGAGTCAGACAAAGGAGCCCAGTTGGGCGGAGGAAAGAAAGACGACAAGAAATAA
- a CDS encoding IS982 family transposase translates to MLLAPIVEIFCDIDEFYKNHVKESANKILPLPKGKRQRKTELSESEMMTIMILFHLSHYRTFKDFYLDCVLGQLFREFPKAVSYPRFVALMPRLLAPLTAYVLSRTGKHTGLYYLDSTKMVVCHNRRIYRNKVFKGIAERGHCSVGFFYGFKLHLAINHQGEIMSFCITKGNVDDREVVEKLMQGLTGFGAGDKGYISKKLAESLAKRGIKLITKVRKNMKKKMLSAFEKFFLYQRSIVETVIDQLKSICHIEHTRHRSPVNFLVNLVSGLAGYCLKAKKPSISRSKFWMSSIA, encoded by the coding sequence ATGCTACTAGCGCCGATCGTTGAAATTTTCTGTGATATTGATGAGTTTTACAAGAACCATGTAAAAGAATCTGCAAATAAAATTTTGCCCTTACCTAAAGGCAAACGTCAGAGGAAAACAGAATTAAGTGAAAGCGAGATGATGACGATCATGATTTTATTTCACTTAAGCCACTATCGCACATTCAAGGATTTTTATCTGGATTGTGTGTTAGGCCAACTTTTTCGAGAATTTCCTAAAGCGGTAAGCTATCCACGTTTTGTTGCACTCATGCCAAGGTTGCTTGCACCACTAACGGCGTATGTACTATCAAGAACAGGAAAACACACCGGATTGTATTATTTGGATTCTACAAAAATGGTTGTATGCCACAATCGTCGAATTTACAGAAATAAAGTTTTTAAAGGCATTGCTGAACGCGGACACTGTTCTGTAGGCTTTTTTTATGGATTCAAATTACATTTAGCGATCAATCACCAGGGAGAAATTATGAGTTTTTGCATTACAAAAGGAAATGTTGATGATAGAGAAGTTGTTGAAAAATTAATGCAAGGATTAACTGGTTTTGGTGCGGGCGATAAAGGATACATCAGCAAAAAATTAGCGGAGTCGCTTGCAAAACGAGGCATAAAATTGATTACGAAAGTTAGAAAAAACATGAAGAAAAAAATGCTAAGCGCGTTCGAAAAATTTTTTCTTTATCAGCGAAGCATTGTAGAAACCGTCATTGATCAACTTAAATCTATCTGCCATATTGAGCATACTCGACATCGCAGTCCGGTAAATTTTCTGGTTAATCTTGTTAGTGGTTTAGCAGGTTACTGTTTAAAAGCAAAAAAACCGTCTATCAGCAGAAGTAAATTTTGGATGTCCTCAATTGCTTAA
- a CDS encoding SPOR domain-containing protein, translated as MRRDAAKKNPRKEPPLKRWAVFASVFAILGCCVAYFAYQHIRANAGFSEGAVYFSQIKNWFGERKSRLRQDIAKAKQLVKNREKPAEPTIHFEFYTALPNMQVTVSEPADKAEKSKNEIKMASKRHPAFLNADELEREFAKEIRQTAYVIQVGVFKSAASAERYRQSLAVAGFSPSVVKLNEKETYRVQLGPFSSKDQVSLAKQKLQKKGVTGLVRQIAAG; from the coding sequence ATGAGAAGGGATGCTGCAAAAAAAAATCCGAGGAAAGAACCGCCGCTCAAGCGTTGGGCTGTTTTTGCAAGTGTTTTTGCCATTCTTGGTTGTTGCGTTGCCTATTTTGCTTATCAACACATCCGGGCTAATGCGGGTTTTTCGGAAGGAGCGGTTTATTTTTCACAAATAAAAAATTGGTTCGGTGAGCGAAAGAGCCGTCTGCGTCAGGATATCGCCAAGGCTAAGCAGTTGGTCAAAAACCGAGAAAAACCGGCTGAACCCACCATTCATTTTGAATTTTATACGGCTTTACCCAACATGCAGGTGACAGTGTCCGAACCTGCTGACAAGGCTGAAAAAAGCAAGAATGAAATCAAAATGGCCAGCAAACGCCATCCAGCTTTTCTGAATGCCGATGAATTGGAGCGGGAGTTTGCCAAAGAAATCAGGCAAACTGCTTATGTGATTCAAGTGGGTGTTTTCAAAAGCGCCGCTTCAGCGGAACGATACCGTCAATCGCTTGCCGTGGCCGGTTTTTCTCCCTCTGTGGTAAAACTAAACGAAAAAGAAACCTACCGCGTACAGCTTGGCCCTTTTTCAAGTAAGGATCAGGTCAGCCTCGCCAAACAGAAATTACAAAAAAAGGGTGTCACAGGACTGGTTAGGCAGATAGCTGCAGGATAA
- a CDS encoding YbjQ family protein: protein MIVTTTMDLAGYRIVEYRGMVRGLIVRSPTIMQSITGGLKNIIGGKIGAYTDMCETARQQAYDHMIEHAEQMGANAVIGVRYDASQVAADAATEVLCYGTAVVIQKIS from the coding sequence ATGATTGTTACAACGACAATGGATTTGGCTGGCTATCGGATAGTAGAGTACCGCGGAATGGTGCGTGGTCTGATTGTGCGTTCGCCAACGATCATGCAAAGCATTACCGGCGGCCTGAAAAATATTATCGGCGGCAAAATAGGCGCCTATACTGACATGTGCGAGACTGCCCGGCAACAAGCCTATGACCACATGATCGAGCATGCTGAGCAAATGGGCGCCAATGCGGTCATTGGCGTACGCTACGATGCATCTCAGGTCGCGGCGGATGCGGCAACAGAAGTTTTATGCTACGGCACGGCTGTCGTGATCCAAAAGATAAGCTAG
- the icmV gene encoding type IVB secretion system protein IcmV — MAIWRIFKVSRKTFVDPGSWVGSDSIKEQNQTIWSILKDIFVSPEAPVKKETFEEAAKRLELTEEDIKQARANYYFYAILFAVLGAATALFSLYLLFFHLSFYGLLLAAAASGLFFAQAFRFHFWYFQIKHRKLGCTFDEWWSGKPSDKGSSS, encoded by the coding sequence ATGGCGATTTGGCGCATTTTTAAAGTGTCCCGTAAAACCTTCGTCGATCCCGGGTCATGGGTAGGTTCTGACAGCATCAAGGAACAAAACCAGACGATATGGAGCATTTTAAAGGATATCTTTGTTTCGCCTGAAGCGCCTGTTAAAAAAGAAACGTTTGAAGAAGCAGCCAAGCGGCTTGAACTGACAGAAGAAGACATCAAGCAGGCAAGGGCAAATTATTATTTTTACGCTATCCTGTTTGCCGTCTTGGGTGCCGCCACCGCATTATTTAGCCTTTATCTTCTTTTCTTTCATCTCTCATTTTATGGCTTGCTGCTTGCTGCAGCAGCTTCTGGTCTTTTCTTTGCGCAAGCTTTTCGATTTCATTTCTGGTATTTCCAAATCAAACACCGCAAGTTGGGCTGTACGTTTGATGAATGGTGGAGCGGCAAACCTTCTGACAAGGGCTCATCATCATGA
- the icmW gene encoding type IVB secretion system protein IcmW has protein sequence MPKLDLLSSHEFWKNYEDPMIYRVIAFMETAEDWTLDGNPALEDMINKLGAALDELSSFELGKEDQFVTLCSHIKTSRILRLLQAIDTIDPGSASKLLMYAEENNSPENPMAGLFLRRNIVFERLRLLARVFSQERFDLVLKVLEQEHA, from the coding sequence ATGCCAAAACTGGATTTGCTTTCGTCACATGAATTCTGGAAAAACTATGAAGACCCGATGATCTATCGGGTCATCGCTTTCATGGAAACAGCAGAAGATTGGACCCTGGATGGGAATCCGGCGCTGGAAGACATGATAAACAAACTAGGCGCAGCACTGGATGAATTGTCCAGCTTTGAATTGGGGAAAGAAGACCAATTCGTGACGCTTTGCTCCCACATTAAAACATCTCGCATCCTGCGGTTGCTTCAAGCCATTGATACAATTGATCCTGGCTCTGCCTCCAAATTGTTAATGTATGCTGAAGAAAATAATAGTCCCGAAAACCCCATGGCCGGCTTGTTTTTGCGGCGTAATATTGTCTTTGAAAGGCTGCGCCTGCTAGCTCGGGTTTTTTCACAGGAACGCTTTGATCTGGTCTTGAAAGTGCTTGAGCAAGAACATGCCTGA